Within the Pygocentrus nattereri isolate fPygNat1 chromosome 28, fPygNat1.pri, whole genome shotgun sequence genome, the region GATTTCTCCTTCAGTGCCTAGATGATCTCGACTCCAATCTCCGGAAACTCAATTCCCGCCTTTTTGTCATTCGAGGTCAACCAGCCAATGTTTTCCCACGTCTCTTCAAGGTGAAATTCATTGAATTTAAGTGACCACTTCTAAAAACTACACTCTGATTTTCATACTTCTTTGAGTCAGAAACCTTAACAGAGTCTTCTTTGATTAACTGCGTATCTCCTCTTTGTTTTTCATTCCTCAGGAGTGGGAAATATCCAGGTTGACTTTTGAGTATGACTCAGAACCATTCGGAAAGGAGCGGGATGCTGCCATTAAGAAGCTTGCGATGGAGGCTGGGGTGGAAGTCATCATCAAGATCTCACATACACTGTACAATCTGGACAAGTAGGAGCTTCTTTTATTCTTGAAGCACTTCTATATGTCTTACATTACTGTTATGTTATTGATGTTGCTTAAATGACATAGCTGTATATAAAAAAGGTATGAGCAGttataaataatatacacaATGACTGTTTTTACCTAAAGTTAGCTTGTCTATTAGACATTTTGTAGTATTTAGTAGAGTATGTAGGGGGAAATCTGAGAAGTCCTCTTTCTGGTCTACAAAAATGGTTTCCTGTTGCTCATTTTTCCTCTGTATTAACTTGTAGAATCATTGAGTTGAATGGTGGTCAGCCGCCCCTCACCTACAAGCGTTTCCAGACGCTAATCAGCCGCATGGATCCTCCAGAGATGCCGGTGGAGACCTTGTCCAGTGCTTTCATGGGCTGTTGCATCACGCCTGTATCTGAAGACCATAGTGAAAAATATGGCGTGCCTTCTTTGGAAGAGCTGGGTGAGatactactattaatactattTCACTTGCTCTAGTTATGCTTCCTTTCTAAAAGATTAACATCTAAACTATAATTCTTTTAGTTATTTATAAGACATTAGATGGTAAAGAGGAGACCCTAACAACAGTTTGATGTCATGAAGTGGAACTTTAGTTGGCCCCTTTTGTTTACTAAAGTGAAATTGATCCCACTTCTTAGAATAGCATATTTTAACATGATGTCTTATTACCACATATAAAGTGTCATACTTAAGTGTGTCTGAATAACTTGTTTAAAATTGGGTGTAGGGTTTGACACAGAAGGACTGCCCTCTGCTGTCTGGCCAGGTGGGGAGACTGAAGCGTTAACAAGGATTGAGAGACATCTGGAGAGAAAGGTATAGGATGTCAATGTATGACATTGACATGGTAAACTGTTTGATATTTTACCATTGTTGGTCCTCACACAAAGCCTTTGGCATAAGCTGCCAGCTGGAATGTAGAGAAAATGTACATGCCACAGGTAATGAGCTGAGAACACAAAGAACATCTGTTGGACATCTACTGCCTGTACAGTTTGGCTTCCACATTTCAGAACAGATGGTTTTCAAAACTATTGCTTCATTAAGTGTTTGTgaatttttctgctttttttcaccACGGTCTGGCAGGCTTGGGTAGCAAACTTTGAGAGACCAAGGATGAATGCCAACTCCCTCTTGGCCAGCCCCACAGGCCTGAGCCCATACCTTCGCTTCGGCTGCCTCTCCTGTCGCCTCTTTTACTTCAAACTTACAGACCTCTACAGAAAGGTACTCCATAACTACTTAGCTGCTTTTCAGCATACACAAGATACACAAGCCCAAGGGACATATTTTGTAGTAGACACTTGCAGTACCATTATAATTACCTGGCGATTGTTGAAAATAGATGTGTAGAATAGTCTTGGAGCATCTCAAATATTTAGCCCTTTTCATCCTGTCCACTTTTTTCATATTAGCTCCATCGAAGCTCCACAGGTTCATCTGGTTGACTCTTCAGCCAAAATTCTTTTTGTAGGCTGTAGACAGTAAATCTATGAGAGTATTACTTTGCATTTAGGGAATTTGAACCAGCACTTTGTCTGGGTGAAACCTATGTTAGCATTATAATCCCATACTCACTTTCCCAGGTGAAAAAGACCAGCacccctcccctctccctctatgGACAGCTACTGTGGCGAGAATTTTTCTACACCGCCGCCACCACCAACCCACGCTTCGACAAGATGGAGGGCAACCCCATTTGTGTGCGTATCCCCTGGGATAAAAACCCAGAGGCATTGGCCAAGTGGGCTGAGGCTAAGACTGGTTTCCCCTGGATTGATGCCATCATGACCCAGCTGAGGCAGGAGGGCTGGATCCACCACCTGGCCCGGCATGCTGTGGCCTGCTTCCTCACCCGAGGAGACCTATGGATCAGCTGGGAGGAGGGCATGAAGGTGCTTTGTTTATATGTggggcaatttttttttcaaacatttcaaaaaccCAAAAAGTGTTTTACTATTGTAAAGTAAAATGCTAGACCTATCAAACTTGGTATAGATATTATATTCAGATAACATGAGTGCATTTTATTCATAGCACTTATTTAATCCTCCTGACCCTCATCCCTCCATCATCCCACAGAAATCCAGTGATTTTATCACTCTTTGACTCTTCAGGTTACAGGATACAGCCACCAAATCTGACCCAAAGTGTATGTCTGTTTTTCATATTGAGTTTGGCTATCTAATCTTGACATAATTTCTTGAATCCCTGCATATACTACTTACCAGAAAAACTATAGTTTTCCATACGAGACATCTCCAGTTGTCTTACTTTCCAAGCTGTTGTAGTGGACTTTGAGAAGCTTCTTTTTAGAGGCCACCTTAGAGATTAGTACAGGGTGATTGGTTAATAAAATTGGGTTGACCCTGGGGACCTTTTCACTTAAAACAGAAAGACTGGTGTCCTCAAACTTATGTTACCCTAGTTTTGACTGTATAGACTGACTGTATGTCTGATCATTCTGAAATAGTTGTGCCGTGTTGTCATTGTAAATAGTTTCTGAAGTGTTTGGTGGTCACTGGGAGACATGGATGTGAAGCCCTGTATGTGACTGGCTAGTCTGTAATAGTAGTTGTGATTGACAGGTGTTTGAGGAGCTCTTATTGGACGCTGACTGGAGTGTGAATGCAGGCAGCTGGATGTGGCTCTCCTGTAGCTCCTTCTTTCAGCAGTTCTTCCACTGCTATTGTCCGGTGGGCTTTGGTCGGCGCACTGACCCTAACGGCGATTTTATTAGGTTGGTAATTTTACCAAATGCATACACTGCTAGGTATTCAATAGTGCACCGACAGCTGAGCTGTTCCTGCAAGCCCACAATACAGATAAGTGATCAGCCCTCATTCAAAGTGTGGTAAATAGATAGAGGCACAAAATATTCTACTTTATTTTCAATAGTATGGGTAAGTCACATTTCAAAAATCAATCAGGTATAGATAAACCTATAGAAAGACTCAGACACACATTTGTTATAAGTAATAAGTAACAAACTTTTAATGTTCCTAACACACTTTTTAATGTTCCTAACTCTGTTGTCCTGTCTTGCTTAACTGTGTAATACAATCAGAGACCATCTTgctacagtaatacagtaacTGCATTATGTGTCATTAGCGTAATAGCAGAAAGcctgtttgtgctgtgtttctgtgttgtcTTTTCGGGGATTGGGTGAAAAGTTCAGCTTTCCCTTTCCCCTTTGGAAATTGTGGTTGATTGCTTTTAAGACAAAAGCCATTCTTAGCCAAAGCCTTTGGAAGCCTGTTAGCTGTGATTCTGGTTGAAGCTTGATGCTTTTTCTCTGGGCAATACAGTAGCCTGTTCTTTAGCTCGGTAGCATCTCGTTTCATCAAAAGGGATTTTAACCGCTTGGTAAGGAAATATGAAGCCTGGCCTGTATTTAATGCATAGAGAGCCACAATGCATTTCCCAGAGGGCATGATGGGAGGTGGGGTCCAAAGCCAGGGATAACAGTACTTCTATCTAGCTTTGGACAACTCCTCCTTATCAGActctttttgaaatgtttagtGGTGCTCTTGGTGTTAAATGCAGCCCTGCCTGTGCAAGAGAGCAACAActatgtactgttttttttttgttgttgggtttttttttttgtctttttttttttacttggcCTCAATTACTATAGATCTAAGTGAACTTGCTGAGAGTTCCATTTGTGCTCGTGTGCTACTGAGAGGTCCATAGATACCTCAGTCTGTTTGAACAGCAACCTTCAACAACTGCTTAATGTGCTCGATTGCATGTAGTGGCCTTCCCAAAGACACCCAATGCCCATGCTAACTTTCCTCGGTTCTGCTTTTCATCGCTTGTCCAGGCAGGATGTGAATGTTCCTGGCGAAAGGGTTGTGGTCCCTTTTGGCAAAACGAGGGGGCCACCCAGCAGCGGAGGACAGTATACTGTGTTGCTTGTTTGACAGCTAGCAGGTTTCTCTGCCTTGGCTTGGGATCACTGTCGTCTCAAAAGCGATCAGTAGCAGTGCGAGGGGCAGGGAATGAACCTGAACCTCTTACTCAACCCTGACATTCGAATGGTTAGGCGGGATAGGGGTGGGAGGGAGGTGTTTGGCTGGATCTGGCTGGGTGGGAGGGGTTGGTCACTGCCTCTGCTTTCTAATGCGTGTTATAGTAGGAATCTCCGTAGTGTCTCAGCACAGGCAGGATCTGTTGGTTTAAACCGCCTGTCTGCAAACGTTGTGGTGCCATCGACCACCCTCTGTCCTGGCTCTGGTAAGGTGGAACATGTAGGTAGGTGGCCTTTCACTGTCCCTGGGACCCAGAAGAACAACATTCACTTTGACTTCCAGTAGGCCTTTAATGCAATTCCTTGCACTCTTGGACATTTTTTATGTCTTCTTATGGTGTTGTAGTGACACTTGCTTAAGAATTGTAAAATGGCAAGTATCATCTGTGAGTCACGACAAAGTCTGCCTTAAGCATCATTGATTGTTGCCACAGCTGTTGCAAAGCCGCATTCTGACTTTTGAGTATTATAAgcatgcatttatttgtatttctctATGAGACAGTTGTGTTTTTCACTCTAGTCCATTTTCTGTGGCAGTTCATACAAGCTCCTTTGTTGCAACAAATGCACTGCTATTTGAATcatattttaaagctttttgCCAATGGAAACCCTTGCACCCTTTTAATATTGGCTACTTCTGCTAACTTTGTGTTTTATGCAATGGGAACCTGACCACCACTACACATAGCTGCTCCTGTATCTATGATGAGACTCTGCGGTTTAATGTCTCCTTGTCCTTCCAGACGCTATTTACCTGTTCTCCGAGGTTTTCCGGCCAAGTACATATATGATCCGTGGAATGCCCCAGATTCAGTGCAGGCTGCAGCAAAGTGTATCATCGGAGTCCACTACCCCAAGCCCATGGTCAACCATGCGGAGGCCAGCCGCCTTAACATTGAGAGGATGAAGCAGATCTACCAGCAACTTTCCCGATACAGAGGACTAGGTCAGGTTTTAGCTATAAGCTCTGGCCTGGAGCTTCATCACTGCTAGCTAGCTTCACAAAAATAATATTTGGTCTaagcaaatacatttaaattatgttttaacCCTTTCTTTAACCCTTTCAGCATTTGTTATTCTTTGCCTCTAAATTCTAGCTGGGATATTGTGCCACGCAAATTCAGCCAGTTCTTTGGGCTTCTTTCACAAATTTTACATTATGCATTTATCAGTGTATACATCAATCTACCACATCAAGATGGAAATATATCAGTCTATATTGCACTGAATTCTTGCATTTCTGCAAATGTctttgttttaagaaaaaagttttggCTTATCAACACtgtcactggatatttccttcTCGCTTCATACATAAAAAATTGTCCATCCAATTGCTAATCAAAACTGGACTGTTGTCAAGAGACTTAAGTAGGACTGTTAGCCTGTGACCCAGGAATCTTTGTGAGTGAGATACAGTATGAACATTAAGACTGTTTGTCAGTTTGTCATGTTAATTAACCATGAAATGTTGTCTGTCACTGCAATAATGGTTCCTCTGAGATGCCTCTCATTTTTTGGTTTAACAGGACTTCTGGCCTCAGTGCCATCTACACATAATGGGAATGGGAATGGTATGGCCTACTCTCCAGGAGAACAGCACTCTGGGACCAACACACCAGGTAACACTTGTTTTCATACTTTGaaattacactatattgccaaacgtTTGTGGGCATTTCACCATCACACCTACATGAGTTTTTTGGGcttcccattccaaaaccatgaaCATTAACATGGAGTTGGcccctctttgcagctatatcaGCCtccactcctctgggaaggctttccataacattttggaaagtgtctgtgggaatttgtgcccattcaatcaaaagaacatttgtgaggtgaggcactaatgttggatgaaaaggcctggctcacactTTCCTGTTCATCCCCTGTTACACCACATCAGCTGActcttggcattgcacatagtgatctttggcttgtgtgtagctggttggccatggaaacccagttCATGAAGCCCCAGATACACAGTGCTTGTGCTGATGCTGCTTCGAGAGATAGTTTGGAAATCTATAGTGAGTGATGCCCTGCCCTGAACGAACTTGTGGCAACAGTGGTATACTATGATGATCACGTTTAAAATCACTGAGCTATTCAGTATGatacattctactgccagtctTTATCTGTTGAGATTGCAtagctgtgtgcttgattttatacacctattAGCATttagtgtggctgaaacacttgaacCTAAAAATGAAGAGgtgtgtccacatacatttggcaATAAAGTTTACCTCTGTGAAATGTGCTGAGAAGTTATATTAGCTAGTTAGCAGCTGTTGTACAGCTTGAACCATGAGGCGTCATGGACAGACATGGACACACAGACTGACTCAGTACTTCACAGtttaatatactgtatgtaaatagTTATATGCAGTAAGTAGATGGAGGAAACTAAAGCAACGGGACCATTGAGAATATCACATAGATTTAAAATGTGCTattatacttttaaaaaatcctGTACTGTTACAACAGCACTTGTGTCAAGCAGTTCTGTTGCCAGTGGTAACAGGAGTGGAAGTATTCTGCTGAACTTCGACAGTGAGGAGAATCAGGGACCAAGTGGGAttcagcagcaacagcagcagcagctagGTGAGACTGAAGACTCTGATTTGTATTTCAGTATGCCTTATTCTGTTGGTAATGATCTGTGGTGTGAATATTAAcatcctttgttttttttgtaagatATCACTAATAATGGCACAATTTTGTTTCCTGATCATTCATTAGGCTACCACCAAATGCCAGACTCTAGCCAGGTCATTGGAAGCAGCAGTCAGCTTTACCACTCCAAAATCTCTCATGAGATATCAGGTCCTCACCATCCAGGTAAGGGGCAAGGAAAGTTGGAATGTTTTAGTGTGAACTGATATAGCAGGAAAAGGGTCATAAAAGTCATGAGTATCAAAATTTCCAAAAAGGATCACTGCAGAGTAAATGGGAGGGCGCTGGAATCTGGAGTCTATGAGTTCATATAAATGTGAATATGAATACTGAACACAGAATGCTCTGTTCAGACTTTTGACCAATGGCCTTCTTCTTAATGCTGTTGCAGGATGTCTGCTTCACACAGGAGGAAGTGTCACAGGTAAGAGGGAAAGAGAATCGGAACGCAATGCTGAAGGAGATGATGACACCCTTTCCACCTCTCACAAGCTACAGCGACAAATTGCCGAAATCACTTCTGTCCATGCAGTCAACAGGAATCAGTCTAGTATGGTAAATGGAAATCTCTCATCAACTAATTTCATAGCCATGTTGAGCTGTTTTAAATGGCCT harbors:
- the cry3a gene encoding cryptochrome circadian regulator 3a isoform X1, coding for MAPNSIHWFRKGLRLHDNPALQEAVRGAGTIRCVYFLDPWFAGSSNLGVNRWRFLLQCLDDLDSNLRKLNSRLFVIRGQPANVFPRLFKEWEISRLTFEYDSEPFGKERDAAIKKLAMEAGVEVIIKISHTLYNLDKIIELNGGQPPLTYKRFQTLISRMDPPEMPVETLSSAFMGCCITPVSEDHSEKYGVPSLEELGFDTEGLPSAVWPGGETEALTRIERHLERKAWVANFERPRMNANSLLASPTGLSPYLRFGCLSCRLFYFKLTDLYRKVKKTSTPPLSLYGQLLWREFFYTAATTNPRFDKMEGNPICVRIPWDKNPEALAKWAEAKTGFPWIDAIMTQLRQEGWIHHLARHAVACFLTRGDLWISWEEGMKVFEELLLDADWSVNAGSWMWLSCSSFFQQFFHCYCPVGFGRRTDPNGDFIRRYLPVLRGFPAKYIYDPWNAPDSVQAAAKCIIGVHYPKPMVNHAEASRLNIERMKQIYQQLSRYRGLGLLASVPSTHNGNGNGMAYSPGEQHSGTNTPALVSSSSVASGNRSGSILLNFDSEENQGPSGIQQQQQQQLGYHQMPDSSQVIGSSSQLYHSKISHEISGPHHPGCLLHTGGSVTGKRERESERNAEGDDDTLSTSHKLQRQIAEITSVHAVNRNQSSMKS
- the cry3a gene encoding cryptochrome circadian regulator 3a isoform X2 — its product is MAPNSIHWFRKGLRLHDNPALQEAVRGAGTIRCVYFLDPWFAGSSNLGVNRWRFLLQCLDDLDSNLRKLNSRLFVIRGQPANVFPRLFKEWEISRLTFEYDSEPFGKERDAAIKKLAMEAGVEVIIKISHTLYNLDKIIELNGGQPPLTYKRFQTLISRMDPPEMPVETLSSAFMGCCITPVSEDHSEKYGVPSLEELGFDTEGLPSAVWPGGETEALTRIERHLERKAWVANFERPRMNANSLLASPTGLSPYLRFGCLSCRLFYFKLTDLYRKVKKTSTPPLSLYGQLLWREFFYTAATTNPRFDKMEGNPICVRIPWDKNPEALAKWAEAKTGFPWIDAIMTQLRQEGWIHHLARHAVACFLTRGDLWISWEEGMKVFEELLLDADWSVNAGSWMWLSCSSFFQQFFHCYCPVGFGRRTDPNGDFIRRYLPVLRGFPAKYIYDPWNAPDSVQAAAKCIIGVHYPKPMVNHAEASRLNIERMKQIYQQLSRYRGLGLLASVPSTHNGNGNGMAYSPGEQHSGTNTPALVSSSSVASGNRSGSILLNFDSEENQGPSGIQQQQQQQLGYHQMPDSSQVIGSSSQLYHSKISHEISGPHHPGCLLHTGGSVTGKRERESERNAEGDDDTLSTSHKLQRQIAEITSVHAVNRNQSSMS